One segment of Massilia sp. Se16.2.3 DNA contains the following:
- a CDS encoding phosphonate transporter codes for MTTPSFDDRDLASTLEASSQEQLDALDFGVIGFDADAIVQRYNAFESQAAGLSPQRVLGEPLFTNVAPCLNNFMVAQRFEDAADDASELDDTIDYVLTLRMRPVKVKLRLLASTASATRYVLVQRR; via the coding sequence ATGACCACCCCATCCTTTGACGACCGCGATCTGGCCTCCACCCTCGAAGCGAGCAGCCAGGAGCAGCTCGATGCGCTCGACTTCGGCGTGATCGGCTTCGATGCCGACGCCATCGTCCAGCGCTACAACGCCTTCGAGTCGCAGGCCGCCGGACTGTCCCCTCAGCGGGTGCTGGGCGAGCCGCTGTTCACCAATGTCGCACCCTGCCTGAACAACTTCATGGTGGCCCAGCGCTTCGAGGATGCCGCGGACGACGCCAGCGAACTGGACGACACGATCGACTACGTCCTGACCCTGCGCATGCGCCCCGTGAAAGTCAAGCTGCGCCTGCTGGCCAGCACCGCCAGCGCCACCCGCTACGTGCTGGTGCAGCGGCGGTGA
- a CDS encoding AMP-binding protein produces MTFRTSGSSGTPKRCTHRLAALWEEVNELALLVPGRRRVLSAVPAHHVYGFLFTVLLPRAGAALPVTDLRAAAPGAVVAQLLPGDLMVAHPDFWDLAASSEPRFPADVVGISSTAPLRDASARALASGGLRLLQVYGSSETAGVGWRDTADAPYRLFSYWRRGEEEGTIERETGGEGERFALQDRLSWSGPDTFLPEGRIDAAVQVGGTNVFPAYVAEVLALHPQVAQCAVRPMRLDEGRRLKAFVVPHPGNDPAALRAGLSTWIGARLTPAECPAAYSFGPDLPRQPNGKPADWIIDARD; encoded by the coding sequence CTGACCTTCCGTACCTCGGGCAGCAGCGGCACGCCCAAGCGCTGCACGCACCGTCTGGCCGCACTATGGGAAGAGGTGAACGAACTGGCGCTGCTCGTCCCGGGGCGGCGGCGCGTCCTGTCCGCGGTCCCGGCACACCATGTCTACGGCTTCCTGTTCACGGTGCTGCTGCCCCGGGCGGGTGCCGCCCTGCCCGTGACCGACCTGCGCGCCGCGGCGCCCGGTGCGGTCGTGGCGCAACTGCTGCCGGGCGACCTGATGGTGGCGCACCCCGACTTCTGGGACCTGGCGGCGTCAAGCGAACCGCGCTTCCCCGCGGACGTCGTCGGCATCAGTTCGACCGCGCCGCTGCGCGATGCGAGCGCACGCGCGCTGGCATCGGGCGGCCTGCGGCTGCTGCAGGTGTATGGCAGTTCGGAGACGGCCGGCGTTGGGTGGCGCGACACGGCCGACGCTCCCTATCGCCTGTTCTCGTACTGGCGCCGTGGGGAGGAAGAGGGAACGATCGAGCGCGAGACCGGTGGCGAAGGCGAGCGCTTTGCCTTGCAGGACCGGCTGTCCTGGAGCGGGCCTGACACCTTCCTCCCGGAGGGCCGCATCGACGCGGCGGTACAGGTGGGCGGCACGAATGTGTTCCCGGCTTATGTGGCCGAGGTACTGGCACTGCACCCGCAGGTGGCGCAGTGCGCGGTGCGGCCGATGCGGCTCGACGAGGGCAGGCGCCTGAAGGCTTTCGTGGTGCCGCACCCCGGGAACGATCCGGCAGCGCTGCGGGCCGGCCTGTCGACGTGGATCGGCGCGCGCCTGACGCCTGCCGAATGCCCGGCCGCGTATTCCTTCGGCCCCGACCTGCCGCGCCAGCCGAACGGCAAGCCGGCGGACTGGATCATCGACGCCCGGGATTGA
- a CDS encoding penicillin-binding protein 1A — protein MKKQQGFIFFILAAIVLVIAGVAAWFLMAIVPKVPSIDAVTDYKPKIPLRIYTADKVLIGEFGEEHRDFVPIAQIPPMMKQAVLAIEDARFYEHKGIDWTGAARALLSNVRGGFGSGGASTITMQVARNFFLSREKVLSRKLNEVMLAKKIEDALTKDQILELYMNQIYLGQRSYGFASAARSYFGKKLDQLTIAETAMLAGLPQNPARHNPAVNPKRAKLRQEQVLRRLRDLGHISEAQYAQAVAEPMRVHARPQEFGAHAQYVAELARQVVFAQYAEESYTRGIRVYTTIDSKAQEAAYASVRRNVLAYDSRHGYRGPEARIELPENDEEREEAIVEALQKRPSSDGLEPAVVLSASGKSVKVETIDGDTITISGAGLKFAAAGLSDKAKETQRIRPGAVVRITRLGKDTWSISQVPQVAAAFVALDANTGAYQALVGGFDYNLQKFNHVTQAWRQPGSAIKPFVYSAALARGYSPGTLILDEPLDMPGENAGATWSPQNDDGKFDGPITMRYSLAHSKNVPTVRLLRALEVGYTRDYLGKFGFDLARHPQNLTLALGTGAVTPLQMAGAYAVFANGGYAVKPYLISKIEDGNGSALFEEKAPAANQESARVLDARNAWVSDSMLRDVTRYGTGAAASKRLGRADIAGKTGTTSDAFDGWFAGYGGGLVAVAWMGYDDPRSLGGKEFGATPALPIWLDYMDVAPARRPVVERPEPEGILRENDDWVYTEFAEMPQLRAIDIDPATLGGTGAEPTLDAEPITDDEPEGDAHPRADTVVTPEGAPVFVPKQ, from the coding sequence ATGAAGAAGCAGCAAGGTTTCATCTTCTTCATCCTCGCCGCCATCGTCCTCGTCATCGCCGGCGTGGCCGCATGGTTCCTGATGGCGATCGTGCCCAAGGTGCCTTCGATCGACGCCGTTACCGACTACAAGCCGAAGATCCCGCTGCGGATCTACACGGCCGATAAAGTCCTGATCGGCGAATTCGGCGAGGAACACCGCGACTTCGTGCCGATTGCCCAGATTCCGCCGATGATGAAACAGGCGGTGCTGGCCATCGAGGACGCGCGCTTTTACGAACACAAGGGCATCGACTGGACGGGCGCGGCGCGCGCACTCCTGTCGAACGTGCGCGGCGGCTTCGGCTCGGGCGGCGCGTCCACCATCACGATGCAGGTGGCGCGCAACTTCTTCCTGTCGCGCGAGAAGGTCCTGTCGAGGAAGCTCAACGAAGTCATGCTTGCCAAGAAAATCGAGGACGCATTGACCAAGGACCAGATCCTCGAGCTGTACATGAACCAGATCTATCTGGGCCAGCGCTCCTACGGCTTTGCCAGCGCCGCGCGCAGCTACTTCGGCAAGAAGCTCGACCAGCTGACGATTGCCGAGACGGCGATGCTGGCCGGCCTGCCGCAAAACCCCGCGCGCCACAACCCGGCGGTGAACCCGAAACGCGCCAAGCTGCGCCAGGAACAGGTGCTGCGGCGCCTGCGCGACCTGGGCCACATCAGCGAAGCCCAGTACGCACAGGCCGTTGCCGAACCGATGCGCGTGCATGCGCGCCCACAGGAATTCGGCGCCCATGCCCAGTACGTGGCCGAACTGGCCCGCCAGGTCGTGTTCGCCCAGTACGCCGAGGAGTCGTACACGCGCGGCATCCGCGTCTACACCACCATCGATTCGAAGGCCCAGGAAGCGGCCTATGCCTCGGTGCGCCGCAACGTGCTGGCCTACGACAGCCGTCACGGCTACCGCGGCCCGGAAGCGCGCATCGAGCTGCCCGAGAACGACGAGGAACGCGAGGAAGCCATCGTCGAAGCCCTGCAGAAGCGGCCGTCGAGCGACGGCCTCGAGCCGGCGGTCGTGCTGTCCGCCTCCGGCAAATCGGTGAAGGTCGAGACCATCGACGGCGACACCATCACCATCAGCGGCGCCGGCCTGAAGTTCGCCGCGGCGGGACTGTCGGACAAGGCGAAAGAGACGCAGCGCATCCGCCCGGGCGCAGTCGTCCGCATCACCAGGCTGGGCAAGGATACATGGAGCATCAGCCAGGTGCCGCAGGTGGCTGCCGCCTTTGTCGCGCTGGACGCCAACACCGGCGCCTACCAGGCCCTGGTCGGCGGCTTCGACTACAACCTGCAGAAGTTCAACCACGTCACGCAAGCCTGGCGCCAGCCCGGCTCGGCGATCAAGCCCTTCGTGTACTCGGCCGCGCTGGCCAGGGGCTATTCGCCGGGCACCCTGATCCTCGACGAGCCCCTCGACATGCCGGGCGAGAACGCGGGCGCGACCTGGTCGCCGCAGAACGACGACGGCAAATTCGACGGCCCCATCACCATGCGCTATTCGCTGGCGCACTCGAAGAACGTGCCGACCGTGCGCCTGCTGCGCGCGCTGGAAGTGGGCTATACCCGCGACTACCTCGGCAAGTTCGGTTTCGACCTGGCGCGCCACCCGCAGAACCTGACGCTGGCCCTCGGCACCGGTGCCGTCACGCCCCTGCAGATGGCCGGCGCCTATGCCGTGTTCGCCAACGGCGGCTATGCGGTCAAGCCCTATTTGATTTCAAAGATCGAAGACGGCAACGGCAGCGCCCTGTTCGAGGAAAAAGCGCCGGCGGCCAACCAGGAAAGCGCCCGCGTGCTCGACGCCCGCAACGCCTGGGTCAGCGACAGCATGCTGCGCGACGTGACCCGCTACGGCACCGGCGCCGCCGCATCGAAGCGCCTCGGCCGGGCCGACATCGCCGGCAAGACCGGCACCACCAGCGATGCCTTCGATGGCTGGTTCGCCGGCTATGGCGGCGGCCTGGTGGCGGTGGCCTGGATGGGCTATGATGATCCGCGCTCGCTCGGCGGCAAGGAATTCGGCGCCACCCCGGCGCTGCCGATCTGGCTCGACTACATGGACGTGGCCCCGGCCAGGCGCCCGGTGGTGGAGCGCCCCGAACCGGAAGGCATCCTGCGCGAGAACGACGACTGGGTCTACACGGAGTTCGCGGAAATGCCGCAGCTGCGCGCGATCGACATCGATCCGGCCACGCTGGGCGGCACGGGTGCCGAGCCGACGCTCGACGCCGAGCCGATCACCGACGACGAACCCGAGGGCGACGCGCATCCGCGCGCCGACACGGTGGTCACGCCCGAGGGTGCGCCGGTGTTCGTGCCGAAGCAGTAG
- a CDS encoding OPT family oligopeptide transporter — MPYDPHPAGVKPYIPASSQLPEMTIRALVMGVVLGMIFGASSLYLVLKVGLTVSASIPVAVIAITLFGMFKKMGGRESTILENSITQTAGSAGESLAFGLGVTMPAIMILGFDLEISRLMLVGVLGGLLGILMMIPMRRTMIVDAHRELKYPEGTACAEVLKAAATETSREAAGEERMPGSDAARDAKRRAAIIFGGFGLGLLYKVANVSLKGWKDVANFEFGAPLKAGSAGAEISPELVGVGYIIGPRIAFTMAAGGVLSYLLLIPMIKFFGELLTVPVSPGTMLIKDMSPDDIRDAYVLYIGAGAVAAGGLISLVRSLPSIWRGLKGGLAGMGAARAAKGGAPGAAPLRTDQDIPFKWVAIGCLAIIAIITFATPLHMNLLGALLILVFGFLFATVSSRLTGEVGSSSNPISGMAVATLLFTCLIFLVMGWTGGRYYVTALSVGAIVCIAASNAGTTSQDLKTGFLVGSTPRLQQYAILCGAFASALILGPILLKLNDAGTVYVPAAQVAPGITVDAATLTETAQLQGPQAAGDSKTYKVWRKVGTAGGPEGKYLVGEDGKLAYLVDPGINGHYHQRPDGTEVKKYDAPKAVLMSYIIKGILDQQLPWTLVLFGVMISVVLEMAGIQALAFSVGVYLPLVSTLPIAVGGAVRWLVDRRNNKLPQYASLNEEEKVAAGDRSSGTLLASGYIAGGALAGIVIAITAGVMTNFDSMMAKWAETSNPFFAGPDADLLSLIPYAAIILLLYWVAREKAQQ; from the coding sequence ATGCCTTACGATCCGCATCCAGCCGGCGTCAAGCCGTATATCCCGGCGTCGAGCCAGCTCCCAGAAATGACCATCCGCGCCCTCGTCATGGGCGTGGTGCTCGGCATGATCTTCGGCGCCTCCTCGCTCTACCTCGTGCTCAAGGTCGGCCTGACGGTGAGCGCCTCGATTCCGGTGGCGGTGATCGCCATCACCCTGTTCGGCATGTTCAAGAAGATGGGCGGGCGCGAATCGACCATCCTCGAAAACAGCATCACCCAAACGGCCGGTTCGGCGGGCGAGTCGCTCGCCTTCGGCCTGGGCGTGACGATGCCGGCCATCATGATCCTCGGCTTCGACCTGGAGATCTCGCGCTTGATGCTGGTGGGCGTGCTCGGCGGCCTGCTCGGCATCCTGATGATGATCCCGATGCGCCGCACCATGATCGTCGACGCCCACCGCGAACTGAAGTACCCGGAAGGCACGGCCTGCGCCGAGGTACTGAAAGCGGCCGCCACCGAAACCTCGCGCGAAGCGGCCGGCGAGGAGCGCATGCCCGGTTCGGATGCGGCGCGGGATGCCAAGCGCCGCGCGGCCATCATCTTCGGCGGCTTCGGCCTGGGCCTCCTGTACAAGGTGGCGAACGTGTCGCTCAAGGGCTGGAAGGACGTGGCCAACTTCGAATTCGGCGCGCCGTTAAAGGCGGGTTCCGCCGGTGCCGAGATTTCGCCGGAACTGGTCGGCGTCGGCTACATCATCGGCCCGCGCATCGCCTTCACGATGGCGGCCGGCGGCGTGCTGTCCTATCTGCTCCTGATCCCGATGATCAAGTTCTTCGGCGAGCTGCTAACGGTTCCGGTGTCCCCGGGCACGATGCTGATCAAGGATATGTCCCCCGACGACATCCGCGACGCCTATGTGCTCTACATCGGCGCCGGCGCCGTCGCCGCGGGCGGCCTGATTTCGCTGGTGCGCTCGCTGCCGTCGATCTGGCGTGGCCTGAAGGGCGGCCTGGCCGGCATGGGCGCGGCACGTGCTGCCAAAGGTGGCGCGCCAGGCGCGGCGCCGTTGCGCACCGACCAGGACATCCCCTTCAAATGGGTGGCGATCGGCTGCCTGGCCATCATCGCCATCATCACCTTCGCCACGCCCCTGCACATGAACCTGCTGGGTGCGCTGCTGATCCTGGTCTTTGGCTTCCTGTTCGCCACCGTGTCGTCGCGCCTGACGGGCGAAGTGGGTTCCTCGTCGAACCCGATCTCGGGCATGGCGGTGGCCACGCTGCTCTTCACCTGCCTGATCTTCCTCGTGATGGGCTGGACCGGCGGGCGCTACTACGTCACCGCGCTGTCGGTCGGGGCGATTGTCTGCATCGCGGCCAGCAATGCAGGCACCACCTCGCAGGATTTGAAGACGGGCTTCCTGGTCGGTTCGACCCCGCGCCTGCAGCAGTACGCCATCCTGTGCGGCGCCTTTGCCTCGGCGCTCATCCTCGGGCCGATTTTGCTGAAACTGAACGACGCCGGCACCGTGTACGTGCCTGCCGCCCAGGTCGCGCCCGGCATCACGGTCGATGCCGCGACATTGACGGAGACCGCCCAGCTGCAGGGCCCGCAAGCGGCGGGCGACAGCAAGACCTATAAAGTCTGGCGCAAGGTCGGTACCGCCGGCGGCCCGGAAGGCAAGTACCTGGTGGGCGAGGACGGCAAGCTGGCCTACCTGGTCGACCCGGGCATCAACGGCCACTACCACCAGCGTCCGGACGGCACCGAGGTCAAGAAATACGACGCGCCGAAGGCCGTGCTGATGTCCTACATCATCAAGGGCATCCTCGACCAGCAACTGCCGTGGACACTGGTGCTGTTCGGCGTGATGATTTCGGTGGTGCTGGAAATGGCCGGCATCCAGGCGCTGGCCTTCTCGGTGGGCGTCTACCTGCCGCTGGTGTCGACGCTGCCGATCGCGGTGGGCGGCGCGGTGCGCTGGCTGGTCGACCGCCGCAACAACAAGCTGCCGCAGTATGCCTCGCTTAACGAGGAAGAGAAGGTGGCCGCGGGCGACCGCAGCTCGGGCACCTTGCTGGCTTCGGGCTATATCGCCGGCGGCGCGCTGGCCGGCATCGTGATCGCCATCACGGCGGGCGTGATGACCAATTTCGACAGCATGATGGCGAAGTGGGCAGAGACGTCGAATCCGTTCTTTGCGGGGCCGGATGCGGATCTGCTGTCCTTGATACCGTATGCGGCGATCATCCTGCTGCTGTATTGGGTGGCGCGCGAAAAAGCGCAGCAGTAG
- a CDS encoding NAD-dependent epimerase/dehydratase family protein, which yields MHKNILVIGGTRYFGKLLVQRLVRAGHRVTIATRGYAPDPFGPRIERIRVDRRNETAMRAAFLGARYDLVFDQMCYSPLDAAIAVRTFAGKVARYVLTSTIDVYRGIHASGPAVRETDLPVLAQRIDTGYPGMTRRARSRAMSPASCRRKPISAATAPCPWSRCAWRTCWAALRNSPGAWPGMSSCCAGPRAALYRCRGEAVVHRHAGGRGLSRLGGRAGLYRAGECGVRRCAVGAWAVSAGGGRTGRACADPPRDRTGRAGGIVAFRFCGADGAGHGTRGGAGVSVQPFGRVARRCDTPA from the coding sequence ATGCACAAGAATATTTTGGTGATAGGCGGTACCCGTTATTTCGGCAAGCTGCTGGTGCAGCGCCTGGTGCGCGCGGGACACCGCGTGACGATCGCCACCCGCGGCTACGCGCCCGATCCCTTCGGGCCGCGCATCGAACGCATCCGCGTCGACCGCCGCAACGAGACGGCGATGCGCGCGGCCTTCCTTGGCGCGCGCTACGACCTCGTCTTCGACCAGATGTGCTACAGCCCGCTTGATGCGGCGATCGCCGTGCGCACCTTCGCCGGCAAGGTGGCGCGCTATGTGCTGACTTCGACGATCGACGTCTACCGCGGGATCCATGCCAGCGGCCCCGCGGTGCGCGAAACCGACCTGCCGGTGCTGGCCCAGCGCATCGACACCGGCTACCCCGGCATGACCCGGCGCGCGCGGTCGAGAGCTATGTCGCCGGCAAGCTGCAGGCGGAAGCCTATTTCGGCCGCGACGGCTCCCTGCCCCTGGTCGCGGTGCGCCTGGCGCACGTGCTGGGCGGCCCTGAGGAATTCACCGGGCGCCTGGCCTGGTATGTCGAGCTGCTGCGCCGGGCCGCGCGCTGCCCTATACCGATGCCGCGGCGAAGCTGTCGTTCATCGGCACGCAGGAGGCCGCGGCCTTTCTCGACTGGGTGGGCGCGCAGGACTTTACCGGGCCGGTGAATGCGGCGTCAGGCGGTGCGCTGTCGGCGCATGGGCTGTATCAGCGGGTGGCGGGCGTACTGGGCGCGCCTGCGCCGACCCGCCGCGTGACCGAACAGGCCGCGCCGGGGGTATTGTCGCCTTTCGATTTTGCGGAGCCGATGGTGCTGGACACGGGACGCGCGGCGGGGCTGGGGTATCGGTTCAGCCATTCGGACGAGTGGCTCGACGATGTGATACGCCAGCATGA
- a CDS encoding LysR substrate-binding domain-containing protein produces the protein MKPLRSLSGLIDFDCAARWGSFKLAARELHKTPAAVSLQVKQLEETIGFPLFVRHPRHIALTEKGEELAIAIGRMLGDLRAKVAALQRGDEESVLRISTTHSFAIKWLVPRMHRFTKLYPELDIRIDSNDAPVDLEADSTDVAIRYGPVREGDPSTLLRERLVPVYSPELLAPGQAELTLADLASQPLLCEKSPESWLQLLNENRALKGRHAHPYDFSRGYSHWGVLVQAAVAGQGVALVPYGIACQDIASGSLLRIPCRSARFDNGYRFLANPHKEHMGKIQRFRAWMDAEMEAMRREIDDIAEPDAA, from the coding sequence ATGAAACCCCTGCGCAGCCTGTCCGGGCTGATCGACTTCGACTGCGCCGCGCGCTGGGGCAGCTTCAAGCTGGCCGCGCGCGAACTGCACAAGACGCCGGCGGCGGTGAGCCTGCAGGTCAAGCAGCTCGAGGAAACGATCGGCTTTCCGCTGTTCGTGCGCCACCCGCGCCATATCGCGCTCACCGAAAAGGGTGAGGAACTCGCCATTGCCATCGGCCGCATGCTGGGCGACCTGCGCGCGAAAGTGGCGGCGCTGCAGCGCGGCGACGAGGAATCGGTGCTGCGCATCTCGACGACCCATTCGTTTGCCATCAAGTGGCTGGTGCCGCGCATGCACCGGTTTACGAAGCTGTACCCGGAACTGGATATCCGCATCGATTCGAACGACGCGCCGGTCGACCTGGAAGCGGACAGCACGGACGTGGCCATCCGCTACGGCCCGGTGCGCGAGGGCGACCCGTCGACCCTGCTGCGCGAGCGCCTGGTGCCGGTCTACAGTCCCGAGCTGCTGGCCCCCGGCCAGGCCGAGCTGACCCTGGCCGACCTGGCCAGCCAGCCGCTCCTGTGCGAGAAGTCGCCCGAGAGCTGGCTGCAGCTGCTCAACGAGAACCGCGCCCTCAAGGGCAGGCATGCCCACCCCTACGATTTCTCGCGCGGCTACAGCCACTGGGGCGTGCTGGTCCAGGCGGCGGTAGCAGGGCAGGGCGTGGCCCTGGTGCCCTACGGGATTGCCTGCCAGGACATCGCCTCCGGGTCCTTGCTCCGCATTCCCTGCCGCAGCGCCCGGTTCGACAACGGCTACCGCTTCCTCGCCAACCCGCACAAGGAACACATGGGCAAGATACAGCGTTTCCGCGCCTGGATGGACGCCGAGATGGAGGCAATGCGGCGCGAGATCGACGACATCGCCGAACCCGACGCCGCGTGA
- a CDS encoding VOC family protein, giving the protein MKNEIFINLPVKDLERSRGFFSALGMRFDSAFGNEHAACMLIADGTVRVMLTSEPFFASLIDKPVVRAREANEVIVCLNCDSREELLGLIEKAVAAGGRTPHPLEDHGFMADQGFEDLDGHLWNLVWMAPQA; this is encoded by the coding sequence ATGAAAAACGAGATCTTCATCAACCTGCCGGTCAAGGACCTGGAGCGCTCGCGCGGCTTCTTTTCCGCGCTCGGCATGCGCTTCGATTCCGCTTTCGGCAACGAGCACGCCGCCTGCATGCTGATCGCCGACGGCACGGTCCGCGTCATGCTGACGAGCGAGCCCTTCTTCGCCTCGCTGATCGACAAGCCCGTCGTGCGCGCCCGCGAGGCCAACGAAGTCATCGTTTGCCTGAACTGCGACAGCCGCGAAGAGCTGCTTGGGCTGATCGAGAAAGCCGTCGCCGCCGGCGGACGCACCCCGCATCCCCTGGAGGACCACGGTTTCATGGCCGACCAGGGTTTCGAGGACCTGGACGGGCACCTGTGGAACCTGGTCTGGATGGCACCGCAGGCGTGA
- a CDS encoding peptide MFS transporter yields MSGAATTTDKGTPPEFKQIMGHPAPLWMLFMTEFWERFAFYGIRWALVLYIVAQFHEGNAAGQADANLTYGSYLALVYAAAVFGGYVADRVIGYQRSILVGAVFMAAGLFMITLPDPDIFKLGLATIIVGNGMFKPNISAMVGQLYSIHDTRRDSGFTIFYMGINAGAFFAPIVTTWLAQLYGDGSTPAYKVVFIAAAIGMLVALVWFFIGRKQLKGIGAPIGELASPKRLLGVIVGSLVVIPVFYLLLAAGAGNLQIVLSILFVILALMLIVEGVREGKVSRDKTIAMMIIFAFNILFWCFFEQAGSSFTFLASEIVNRNIGGWDMPVAYFQSVNSVAIIVFAPIIAAVWVAMGKRNVNPSIPRKFGLGIIFNGLAFGLLMYALSQLLDDQNHIPAWTLLAVYTIQSIGELCLSPIGLSMVTKLAPTRLVGLGMGGWFLSTGIGNNLSGIFASHVSGDTGMSVGSALSGYTSGFWILVIGGGILFLLAPLIQKLMHGVK; encoded by the coding sequence ATGAGCGGTGCAGCTACTACAACCGACAAGGGGACACCACCGGAATTCAAACAGATCATGGGCCACCCAGCACCGCTGTGGATGCTGTTCATGACCGAATTCTGGGAACGTTTCGCTTTCTACGGCATTCGTTGGGCCCTCGTGCTCTACATCGTTGCCCAGTTCCACGAGGGTAACGCCGCCGGCCAGGCCGATGCCAACCTGACCTATGGCTCCTATCTCGCGCTGGTGTATGCCGCCGCGGTCTTCGGCGGCTACGTGGCCGACCGCGTCATCGGCTACCAGCGCTCGATCCTTGTCGGGGCCGTCTTCATGGCGGCAGGCCTGTTCATGATCACCCTGCCCGACCCGGACATCTTCAAGCTCGGCCTGGCAACCATCATCGTCGGCAACGGCATGTTCAAGCCGAACATCTCGGCCATGGTCGGCCAGCTGTACAGCATCCATGACACCCGCCGCGATTCCGGCTTCACCATCTTCTACATGGGCATCAACGCCGGCGCCTTCTTCGCGCCGATCGTGACGACCTGGCTCGCCCAGCTTTACGGCGACGGCAGCACCCCGGCCTACAAGGTGGTGTTCATCGCCGCCGCCATCGGCATGCTGGTCGCCCTGGTCTGGTTCTTCATCGGCCGCAAGCAGTTGAAGGGCATCGGCGCGCCTATCGGCGAGCTGGCCAGCCCGAAGCGCCTCCTCGGCGTGATCGTCGGCTCGCTGGTCGTGATTCCGGTCTTCTACCTGCTGCTCGCCGCCGGCGCCGGCAACCTGCAGATCGTGCTGTCGATCCTGTTCGTGATCCTGGCGCTGATGCTGATCGTCGAAGGCGTGCGCGAAGGTAAAGTCTCGCGCGACAAGACCATCGCCATGATGATCATCTTCGCATTCAACATCCTGTTCTGGTGCTTCTTCGAGCAGGCCGGCAGCTCCTTCACCTTCCTCGCGTCCGAGATCGTGAACCGCAACATCGGCGGCTGGGACATGCCGGTGGCCTACTTCCAGTCGGTGAACTCGGTGGCCATCATCGTCTTCGCACCGATCATCGCCGCCGTCTGGGTGGCCATGGGCAAGCGCAACGTCAACCCGTCAATCCCGCGCAAGTTTGGCCTGGGCATCATCTTCAACGGCCTGGCATTCGGCCTCCTGATGTACGCGCTGTCGCAGCTGCTGGACGACCAGAACCACATCCCGGCCTGGACCCTGCTGGCCGTGTACACGATCCAGTCGATCGGCGAGCTGTGCCTGTCGCCGATCGGCCTGTCGATGGTGACCAAGCTGGCACCGACCCGCCTGGTCGGCCTGGGCATGGGCGGCTGGTTCCTGTCCACCGGTATCGGCAACAACCTGTCGGGCATCTTCGCCTCGCACGTCTCGGGCGACACCGGCATGTCGGTCGGTTCGGCCCTGTCCGGCTACACCTCGGGCTTCTGGATCCTGGTCATCGGCGGCGGCATCCTGTTCCTGCTGGCACCGCTCATCCAGAAACTGATGCACGGCGTGAAGTAA